The sequence below is a genomic window from Anaerobranca californiensis DSM 14826.
TATTTACCAGTTCACTTACCCTTACCCCAGAAGAATACAACAACTCCATTATAGCCCTATCCCTTAGCCCGAGTTCATCCTTTATATCTGGTGCTTCTATTAACTCTGTAATTTGTTGTTGGTATAAAAACTTAGGTAATTTTTTTTCTGTTTTCGGTGAATGCAGTTTAGTTATGGGATTTTTTTGTAAATAACCCCTCTTTACTAAGTATTTAAAAAAGGATCTAATGGCTGATAGTTTTCTGTTAATTGATTTTTTAGAGTAATTTTGATTTTGAAGATATGCCAGAAACCTTCTAATAGTTAAGTGATTAACTATTTGGTGTTCCCCATTACCTTGTTCTAGAAAGTTTAGAAACTGTTCTAAATCCACCCTGTAATTAGTTATAGTATGGGGTGAACAGTTCCTTTCAACGGAGTACCCTTGTAAAAATTCATCTACCCACATTTTCATATTCCCACCTACATTTATATAATATCAAAATCAATTATTTTTTTCAAGGGAAATTATAAACTTTTCGTAAAATTTATAATTGTTTCTAGGGCTCTATCTTTATAATATTCATATTTTTGTTTTTTATCTTTTATTTTTTTCATAGGGGGTAAAAAAAGTCCAAAGTTAATGTTCATAGGTTGGAAATTTTTTATACTAGAATCAGATAAATAATTAGTTAAAGAGCCTATAGCCGTTTCTCTAGGAAAAGCTTTATCGAAAATAATACTATAAGCGACAGCTAATCCTGTAGCTATAGCTTCAACATAACCTTCAGAACCTGTAATTTGTCCAGCAAAATAGTACTTAGAATTGTTTTTTAACTTAAGTTTATTATTTAACAAGGAAGGAGAGTTTATATATGTATTGCGATGCATCACTCCATACCGTACAAATTCAGCTTTTTCTAGACCTGGAATTAGCCTAAACACCCGCTTTTGTTCACCCCATTTCAAATGGGTTTGAAAACCTACCAAATTATATAAAGTTCCTTCTTTATTATCTTGTCTTAACTGGACAACTGCATGATAAATTTCCTTTGTTTCTGGGTGTTCTAAACCTACAGGCTTTAGAGGTCCAAATAGTAATGTTTTTTCTCCCCGTCTTGCCATTTCTTCTATTGGCATACATCCTTCAAAATAAATTTCTTTTTCAAACTCTTTAATTGGTACAACCTCTGCATTAATTAATTCATGATAAAATTTTTGGTATTGCTCTTCATTCATTGGACAATTAATATACTCCCCATCCCCTTTACCATATCTAGAAGCAAAATAAGCTTTAGAAAAATCTATAGATTCCTTTGTCACGATGGGAGCTGCTGCATCGTAAAAATATAAATATTCATCACCTGTTAAAGTTTTTATACTTTCAGCTAATTTACCAGTAGTTAAAGGCCCACTAGCTATTACTGTGGGATATGGGAAGTTCAAATTTGTAACTTCTTCGTTGATGACAGTAATATTGGGGTGATTTTTAATTTTGTCAGTAACCATTTTTGCAAATAAATACCTATCTACTGCTAAAGCTCCTCCCGCAGGAACCTTAGTTTTATCTGCACATTCCATTAATAAAGAATTTAGTAATCTGAGTTCTTCTTTTAATAATCCTACGGCATTGGTAAGGCTAGCAGCTCTAAGGGAATTACTACAAACCAATTCACCAAATAGGTCAGTATGATGTGCAGGAGAACTAACCTTTGGCCGCATTTCATACAAATCAACTTTAAAGCCATGATTTGCTAACTGCCAGGCACACTCTGAACCTGCTAACCCCCCACCGATTACTACTACTTTATTCATATTTTCAACTCCTGTCTTTAACAAAACCACATTTTTCACCTGAACAAACAAATTTTTTGTTGTTTCCTCTGCCTTTTTCCACTAGATAACTGTCAC
It includes:
- the trmFO gene encoding methylenetetrahydrofolate--tRNA-(uracil(54)-C(5))-methyltransferase (FADH(2)-oxidizing) TrmFO, giving the protein MNKVVVIGGGLAGSECAWQLANHGFKVDLYEMRPKVSSPAHHTDLFGELVCSNSLRAASLTNAVGLLKEELRLLNSLLMECADKTKVPAGGALAVDRYLFAKMVTDKIKNHPNITVINEEVTNLNFPYPTVIASGPLTTGKLAESIKTLTGDEYLYFYDAAAPIVTKESIDFSKAYFASRYGKGDGEYINCPMNEEQYQKFYHELINAEVVPIKEFEKEIYFEGCMPIEEMARRGEKTLLFGPLKPVGLEHPETKEIYHAVVQLRQDNKEGTLYNLVGFQTHLKWGEQKRVFRLIPGLEKAEFVRYGVMHRNTYINSPSLLNNKLKLKNNSKYYFAGQITGSEGYVEAIATGLAVAYSIIFDKAFPRETAIGSLTNYLSDSSIKNFQPMNINFGLFLPPMKKIKDKKQKYEYYKDRALETIINFTKSL
- the xerC gene encoding tyrosine recombinase XerC produces the protein MKMWVDEFLQGYSVERNCSPHTITNYRVDLEQFLNFLEQGNGEHQIVNHLTIRRFLAYLQNQNYSKKSINRKLSAIRSFFKYLVKRGYLQKNPITKLHSPKTEKKLPKFLYQQQITELIEAPDIKDELGLRDRAIMELLYSSGVRVSELVNITLKDLQLARGLILVNGKGNKQRYVYVGSKACEIINLYLEKSRVKLMKNKKHPYLFVNKFGDAITDRSIRRIIDKYVDILAIKLNVSPHTFRHSFATHLLDNGADLRAVQEMLGHANIKTTQIYTHITKDKLKNVYLANHPRA